CTCTTTAATATTTTGTTTAGACTGCATTTTAATAAGATAATCAAGCTCGTTATATCTTTGCTTTAACATCTCACAGGCTGATTCGATCCTCTCAATGCGCTTTAATGCTTTTTCATCTTCTAGCTTCTTTTTGAGCATCTGTGTATTGGTTGTAATTGTACTTATTGGAAGATTGAGTTCATGCAGTGTTTCTTTTGAAAGGTTTTGAAGATTTGTTACATACTCGGCTAATGGATCAATTGCAAGTTTTGAAATAAAAACACCTGATAAAATTATGATACAAAGTAAAATAACACCGAAAATAAAGAGCTGTGAAACTCCCAATACATCTAAAAAGTAGTATGAAATTACCAAAAAAGCAATAACTGTAAGAAAATAAAAAATAAAGATGCTAATTCTTAAATTAACAAACAAGTTTATACCCTATCCCTCTGATATTTTCTACATTTAACTCAGGTAAAAGTTGCTTGATACGATTTATATATACCCGTATAGCTCCTTCACTTCCACCTTCACTTAAATTATAGAGTTCATCGATAATCATCTCTTTTGAAACAATGCTATTTGCATTTTTTATGAGTAGTGACAAGACCTCAAATTCTCTTTTTGAGAGTTCTAACTCTTGCGATTGATAAGTAATAACCTTTCGTGCTTGGTCTATACACAAACCGCATCTGCACAGCTCCTCTTTTTTCTTAAAACGTCTGAGCAGTGCATTAATACGCAATAATAATTCATCGTTATCAAATGGTTTTACGATGTAATCATCTCCACCACTGATAAATCCCTCTTGCATCTTCTCTTTCTCTTTATGAGATGTTACAAAAATAGCCGGTGTTTCATCTTCCGCTTCACGAAGCTCTTTTAAAAGTGTTACGCCATCTATTAAAGGGACATTAATATCTAAAAGATAAAGATCGAAATGTTGATTGAATGTTGCATCTAAAGCAGCTTGTCCGTTTGGACATAAAGTAACATTGAACTCTTCATCTTCAAGCATATCTACAAGAGTCTCCCCAAAAAGAGGATCATCTTCCAGAAGCAGTATTTTATTCAACATTCTCAATTGCCCAGCTGATAGTCTCACCAGCATACATAGGTACTACACCAGAATAGTTTTCAGGGACTACAAAAGGACGATTTTCAAGTGTCACTTCTTTGAATTCAGGGCATATTCCGTAAATACTTTGTGCATTATCACTGACAAATGCTTGTAAGTTATCTAGTTTTCCGTATTGATCGAAAACTTCGCATAAAAGTTGCAATGCAATAGGAGCTGTAAATACACCTGCTGCACAGCCACATGACTCTTTTTTATTCTGTGGATGAGGAGCAGAGTCACTTCCAAACATTACTTTTGGATGTGCTTCAAGCGCTACATTTAAAAGTGCATCTAAATCTTCTGGACGTTTTGCAATTGGTTTACAGAAAAGATGTGGTTTCATCATTCCACCCACAACATCGTCTAACGTTATTAAAAGATGGTGAACCGTAATAGTTGCATAAAGATTTGGATACTTATCAAGCATCTCAACTGCAGCTTTTGTCGTAATATGCTCCATAATAATTTTTAGATCAGGGAAATTTTGCGCTAAAAGCTCATATATTGACATAAATTCAGCTTCACGGTCCATAACAAATCCGTCAGTTTC
This sequence is a window from Sulfurimonas sp. C5. Protein-coding genes within it:
- a CDS encoding response regulator transcription factor; amino-acid sequence: MLNKILLLEDDPLFGETLVDMLEDEEFNVTLCPNGQAALDATFNQHFDLYLLDINVPLIDGVTLLKELREAEDETPAIFVTSHKEKEKMQEGFISGGDDYIVKPFDNDELLLRINALLRRFKKKEELCRCGLCIDQARKVITYQSQELELSKREFEVLSLLIKNANSIVSKEMIIDELYNLSEGGSEGAIRVYINRIKQLLPELNVENIRGIGYKLVC
- the pyrC gene encoding dihydroorotase, translating into MKTHTLLMPLDMHLHLRDGVMLENIAPLSAYSFSGAIVMPNLVPPVTTLEGVRAYKERIMASVPNDFFEPYMTLFYQNYTRDFLEEVMDEITAIKLYPAGITTNSEGGVSSFDIEEMRETLEAMSDLDIPLCVHGETDGFVMDREAEFMSIYELLAQNFPDLKIIMEHITTKAAVEMLDKYPNLYATITVHHLLITLDDVVGGMMKPHLFCKPIAKRPEDLDALLNVALEAHPKVMFGSDSAPHPQNKKESCGCAAGVFTAPIALQLLCEVFDQYGKLDNLQAFVSDNAQSIYGICPEFKEVTLENRPFVVPENYSGVVPMYAGETISWAIENVE